TCCAGTTTCTTGCTTAGACATATATCCTTGCTCATGTCTGTGAGACTTACTTTTGGATTCTTGCTATCTTCCACTAGGCTCATGTTATATGGTAGAAGGCccctttgtttttacttttagGTGTTACTCAGAGCTGTATGATATGAGATGTTAAACTTTTAAGCTATATATTTTCTCCACATAATAGGACAGTTATTTGTAGAGCTTATGTCAGTGAAGCTGTAAAATAGACGTCCTAACACTTACTTTTTGATCTCTGTAGAtcattaaaacaaagaaaatgggcatatatagaaattaatttttttctactaTCGAGTATCTTGCCTTCTTTGAATGTTCAGTCCAGGAAATCATTAGTTTATGAATGTCTTCCCTTGTGAATAAGTTGGAGAATTACTGTGGTTAATATTTTCTCCTTCGTCTTACGTAGTGTTTTCCTTCAAATTTTAATCGAGACTTGATTAGTTTTAGCTCTTGTGCAATGGGTATTAAAGCTTATTGTTGTTGCATTATGCCCCAGATAAATGACACTGTGGGAACTCTAGCTCTTGGACATTATAATGATGAAGACACAGTTGCTGCGGTTATAATTGGGACTGGCACTAATGCATGCTATTTGGAGCGGGCAGATGCAATTATTAAGTGTCAAGGTCTTCTAACTACATCTGGAAGCATGGTAATATTTACTTGCAtatgttcaaatttttttaggcttagttctttttataaaagtttgcTTGCATGTTTTCCTACTTTCTGTATATTAGGTAGTCAATATGGAATGGGGAAACTTTTGGTCATCTCATTTACCAAGAACCTCATATGATATCGACTTGGATGTTGCCAGCCCTAACCCAAATGATCAGGTAAAGTCTTTATTTCTTGCAAACCCCGGTGTATTTTATATGACTTGACACACTTCAAGCATCATATTTGAGGATTGTGCTGCAGGGCTTTGAGAAAATGATATCAGGAATGTATTTGGGAGACATTGTCAGGAGAGTGCTCCTTAGAATGTCTAAGCAATCAGATGATTTCGGACcttcatcttcaaaattagCAGTTCCTTTCGTCTTGAGGTGCAAcatgttttcttctctctttttctatGAATATTTCTATGTGATGTCTGCAATTTAGTACTTATTAGTTTAACTGAAAATAATGACAGAACACCTTTGATGGCTGCTATGCATGAGGATGATTCACCTGACTTGAGTGAAGTAGCCAAAATCCTAGAAGAAGTTCTAGAGGTATACCCTTTTAATCTTCCTATCGTACACTTAAAATGATTGTGGCATATGATATTTGTCCACTTGTTCAATACTACTTGGCGTGTTGCTTACTTTCTTACTGTCTGATTCTTGGGCCCTCGACTTTCAGTTACCCGATGTGCCAGTGAAAGTCCGGAAGCTTGTTGTGAAGGTATGTGATGTCATTACTCGAAGGGCTGCTAGACTAGCAGCTGCTGGTATCGTAGGAATCTTGAAGAAGATTGGTCGAGATGGGAGTGGGGGCATAGCTAGTGGAAAATTCAGGAGTAATAGGCCAAGTCGGTTGAGAAGAACAGTTGTGGCTATCGAGGGTGGTTTATACACAAGTTACACCACATTCAGAGAATACCTGAATGAAGCGATGGCGGAAATTTTAGGGGAAGAAGTTTCCCCATATGTCATTCTTAGGGTCATGGAAGATGGATCAGGCACTGGAGCAGCTCTTGTTGCTGCTGCAAATTCACTCCCTGAGGCGGCGGATACAGTACAGCTGCAGTGAATAGAAGcaaatactaatatatatatatatatatatatacatatatatatctatacacAGCTTTGTAAATTGTAGAAAAATATCTCAATCCATCAAAAATGTAAAAGGGAGGTTGTGTATATGTGTCATATATgtcaaaatatgatatattatgtAGTCTAGGATATCCCCATTGCTGTCTTAGAAATGATATTGGCTCATTGCAAGTTGAAGAAAA
The DNA window shown above is from Solanum lycopersicum chromosome 11, SLM_r2.1 and carries:
- the LOC101256649 gene encoding hexokinase-3-like; protein product: MGRLGVGLAVGCAMAACIVAAAMVGKRVNKRSKWLKMVKVLEELEESCDTTVFRLKQVVDAMAVEMHAGLASEGGSKLKMLLTYVDKLPNGREEGTYYALDLGGTNFRVLRVHLGDQRSAILGQDIERQPIPQHLMTSTSEDLFDFIASSLKDFIEKEGNDLEQTSPRRRGLGFTFSFPVKQSSVSSGILMKWTKGFAIEDTIGRDVSECLQLALSRKGLDVRVAALINDTVGTLALGHYNDEDTVAAVIIGTGTNACYLERADAIIKCQGLLTTSGSMVVNMEWGNFWSSHLPRTSYDIDLDVASPNPNDQGFEKMISGMYLGDIVRRVLLRMSKQSDDFGPSSSKLAVPFVLRTPLMAAMHEDDSPDLSEVAKILEEVLELPDVPVKVRKLVVKVCDVITRRAARLAAAGIVGILKKIGRDGSGGIASGKFRSNRPSRLRRTVVAIEGGLYTSYTTFREYLNEAMAEILGEEVSPYVILRVMEDGSGTGAALVAAANSLPEAADTVQLQ